From the Bacillus tuaregi genome, one window contains:
- the zupT gene encoding zinc transporter ZupT has product MTENVLFALGLTLLAGLATGIGSILAFFTSRTNTKFLSLALGFSAGVMIYVSMIEIFFKAKDSLVRALGEIPGNWTTVGGFFGGMLLIALIDKFIPKQGNPHELKRVEEMKQPVSPASDPALLKMGTFTALAIGIHNFPEGIATFASAIQDPALGVAIATAIAIHNIPEGIAVSVPVYFATGSKKKAFKLSFLSGLSEPIGALLAFLVLMPFLNDIIFGIIFAAVAGIMVFISLDELLPAAKKYDEAHTSIYGLIAGMAVMAISLLLFL; this is encoded by the coding sequence ATGACTGAAAATGTATTATTTGCATTAGGGCTCACGCTATTAGCAGGGTTAGCTACTGGAATCGGCAGTATACTTGCCTTTTTCACGTCAAGAACCAATACAAAATTTTTGTCATTAGCACTCGGATTTTCAGCTGGTGTTATGATCTATGTATCAATGATTGAAATTTTCTTCAAAGCAAAGGACTCGTTAGTCCGTGCTTTAGGAGAAATTCCGGGGAATTGGACAACGGTTGGAGGATTTTTTGGTGGAATGCTATTAATCGCCTTGATTGACAAATTTATTCCTAAACAAGGCAATCCCCATGAATTAAAACGAGTAGAGGAAATGAAACAGCCTGTTTCACCAGCAAGTGATCCGGCACTTTTAAAAATGGGTACTTTTACAGCACTTGCGATTGGTATTCATAACTTTCCGGAAGGCATCGCGACATTTGCGTCAGCTATTCAGGATCCCGCATTAGGAGTTGCTATTGCAACAGCTATTGCTATTCACAATATACCGGAAGGCATCGCGGTTTCTGTACCGGTTTATTTTGCCACAGGTAGTAAGAAAAAGGCGTTTAAGCTCTCATTTTTATCGGGCTTATCAGAACCAATTGGTGCCTTGCTTGCCTTTTTAGTATTAATGCCATTTCTAAATGATATTATATTCGGAATTATCTTTGCGGCCGTAGCGGGCATCATGGTCTTTATATCACTTGATGAATTGCTACCAGCAGCGAAAAAATATGATGAGGCACATACGTCCATTTATGGACTAATTGCAGGAATGGCTGTCATGGCTATAAGTTTATTGCTTTTCCTTTAA
- a CDS encoding LysR family transcriptional regulator: MDNEQLLTFITVYEFNNYSRAAEYLNLTQPAVTARIQKLELELDCKLFYRDGKKILLTEEGNALLPLARKILNYMNEAKHTIDLLKSPTLTIGLSPAFSVFIILEILSLLKEQNKKSFDLVEATDSIEISNMITKGMIDIGLVRDVIPFNDLEYQFLFHEKLLFVVGKDHPLALKTEITKEDLVGQTMICYRRETPVWMKIDEKLVGVEDLQRIEVGSFEMVNLMVKNNWGFSIIPELSLGNDSETINHDYCIIPFPEFDNLTFNIAGIFKKNSPKLESIHLFLQFFETTLKNRSLL; this comes from the coding sequence GTGGATAATGAACAACTTTTAACGTTTATTACCGTGTATGAATTTAATAATTATTCACGGGCAGCAGAATATCTAAATTTAACTCAGCCCGCCGTTACAGCACGGATTCAAAAGCTGGAACTTGAATTAGATTGCAAATTATTCTATCGAGACGGCAAAAAAATCCTTTTGACAGAAGAAGGAAATGCTCTACTTCCTCTCGCCCGTAAAATTCTCAATTATATGAATGAAGCAAAGCACACCATTGACCTATTAAAATCTCCAACATTAACAATCGGGTTATCTCCTGCCTTCTCTGTCTTTATCATTTTAGAAATATTATCCTTATTAAAAGAACAGAATAAGAAATCGTTTGATTTAGTTGAAGCAACCGATTCAATTGAAATTTCAAATATGATTACAAAGGGCATGATTGATATCGGTTTGGTTAGGGATGTTATTCCTTTTAATGATTTAGAATATCAATTTCTCTTTCATGAAAAATTGTTGTTTGTTGTCGGGAAGGATCATCCATTAGCACTTAAAACAGAAATCACAAAGGAAGATTTAGTTGGACAAACGATGATATGCTATCGACGAGAAACACCTGTTTGGATGAAGATTGATGAAAAATTAGTTGGAGTAGAGGATTTGCAGCGGATAGAGGTTGGCAGCTTCGAAATGGTTAACTTAATGGTAAAAAACAATTGGGGATTTAGTATCATTCCTGAATTATCACTTGGTAATGATTCTGAAACGATTAACCATGATTATTGCATTATTCCATTTCCGGAATTTGATAATTTGACCTTTAATATTGCAGGAATTTTTAAGAAAAATTCTCCAAAGCTGGAAAGCATTCATTTATTTCTGCAATTTTTTGAGACAACATTAAAGAATAGAAGCTTGCTTTAG
- a CDS encoding amidohydrolase family protein: MSNEKIFRVDFHAHIIPDNFPDFEEKYGDNRFPTLRHTCDCGAEIYKDGKSFRKIEDNAWDPQKRIAQMDEEGIDVQVLSPIPVTFTYWADAEKCLELSKAQNDFIASVVAEYPDRFVGLGTVPLQDADLAIAEMERAINELGLKGIEIGSNANGKTLDDPEILRFIEAAAKMDVPIFVHPWATVGVERMPRHNFMYSIGMPSETALAAASLIFSGILEKHPNLKICFSHGGGSLPYVLARIDQAWESWPTIRTTEEKPSYYAQKLYFDTLVYDPKNLQFMIDKFGTDKLMAGSDYPFVLREVPSGKVIDIMELPEEDKKKMLGENAIKFLGLNKANYVKEPVK; the protein is encoded by the coding sequence TTGTCTAATGAAAAAATATTTCGTGTAGATTTTCATGCGCATATTATTCCTGACAATTTTCCGGATTTCGAAGAGAAATACGGTGACAATCGTTTCCCAACATTAAGACATACATGTGACTGCGGAGCGGAAATTTATAAAGATGGTAAATCATTCCGGAAAATTGAGGATAATGCATGGGATCCACAAAAACGAATTGCCCAAATGGATGAAGAAGGTATTGATGTTCAAGTTCTTTCTCCAATCCCGGTTACCTTTACGTACTGGGCAGATGCAGAAAAATGCTTAGAGCTTTCAAAAGCACAAAACGATTTTATTGCTTCTGTTGTGGCAGAATATCCTGATCGTTTTGTCGGCTTAGGTACAGTTCCGCTTCAAGATGCTGATTTAGCCATTGCCGAAATGGAAAGAGCGATTAATGAATTAGGTTTAAAAGGCATTGAAATCGGCAGTAATGCAAACGGCAAGACACTTGATGACCCTGAGATTTTAAGATTCATAGAAGCTGCTGCTAAAATGGACGTGCCTATTTTTGTACACCCATGGGCTACTGTTGGTGTGGAAAGAATGCCTAGACATAACTTTATGTATTCTATTGGTATGCCTTCAGAAACAGCTCTTGCGGCTGCAAGCTTAATCTTCAGTGGGATTTTAGAAAAGCATCCAAATCTAAAAATCTGCTTCTCACATGGTGGAGGTTCACTTCCTTATGTGCTGGCACGAATTGACCAAGCATGGGAATCATGGCCAACTATTCGGACAACAGAAGAAAAACCAAGCTATTATGCGCAAAAGCTTTATTTTGATACACTTGTTTATGATCCAAAGAATCTTCAATTTATGATTGATAAATTTGGTACAGATAAGCTGATGGCGGGCTCTGATTATCCGTTCGTATTACGTGAGGTTCCATCTGGAAAAGTAATTGATATCATGGAACTTCCTGAGGAAGACAAGAAAAAGATGCTTGGCGAAAATGCCATTAAGTTTCTTGGCCTGAATAAAGCTAACTATGTGAAAGAACCCGTTAAATAA
- a CDS encoding VOC family protein, with amino-acid sequence MIRYKKLGYVVLSVTDLNKSTDFYENIVGMQFVERENETVYLRSSRDHHNLILVEGPEAGLKRVAFELEKASQFQDVFDYLTEQGLNPVELSAKETQSLAQGRTLRFKDPIIGVTYEFYVEMMQMGLPFVPKDAKITRFLHVVYDTNRFDELLDFYTNTLNFRISDTSGRETAWAWLRAFPTPYHHNLAITKGPENKLNHLAYQAETVDDIGKQVNRLNDQNVPILFGPGRHHPSGSIFLYFADPDGLTLEYSQGMEEFPEDGAREPRRLEPSKETIDEWGGTPKPDFAKYGKILEEDLVKINN; translated from the coding sequence ATGATTCGCTATAAAAAATTAGGCTATGTCGTATTAAGTGTAACAGATTTAAATAAATCAACAGATTTTTATGAAAATATTGTAGGTATGCAATTTGTTGAACGTGAAAATGAAACCGTATACTTAAGAAGCAGCCGTGACCACCATAATTTAATTCTAGTAGAAGGTCCTGAGGCTGGATTAAAACGAGTTGCATTCGAGCTTGAAAAGGCCTCTCAATTCCAGGATGTATTCGACTACTTAACAGAGCAAGGCTTAAACCCAGTTGAACTAAGTGCAAAAGAAACACAAAGCCTAGCACAAGGCAGGACCCTTCGTTTTAAAGACCCAATTATCGGTGTAACGTATGAGTTCTATGTTGAAATGATGCAAATGGGCCTTCCATTTGTTCCAAAGGATGCAAAAATCACAAGATTCCTGCATGTTGTATATGATACAAATCGCTTTGATGAATTATTAGATTTCTATACTAATACATTAAACTTCCGTATTTCTGATACTTCTGGTAGAGAAACTGCTTGGGCATGGCTACGTGCATTCCCAACTCCATATCATCACAATCTTGCTATCACAAAAGGGCCAGAAAATAAATTAAACCATCTTGCTTACCAAGCAGAAACAGTTGATGATATTGGTAAACAAGTCAATCGCTTAAATGATCAAAATGTTCCTATCCTATTTGGCCCAGGAAGACACCATCCATCAGGCAGTATATTCCTATACTTTGCGGATCCGGACGGCTTGACATTGGAATACAGCCAAGGCATGGAAGAATTCCCTGAAGATGGTGCAAGAGAGCCTCGTCGACTTGAGCCTAGTAAGGAAACGATCGATGAGTGGGGCGGTACACCAAAGCCGGATTTTGCTAAGTACGGTAAAATTCTTGAAGAAGACCTAGTAAAGATTAACAACTAA
- a CDS encoding NAD-dependent epimerase/dehydratase family protein, with translation MKRIMVTGALGQIGSELTLFLRKHYGTDHVLATDIRNNSLEVVRSGPFEMLDVMDGKSFVKAASDFQADTIIHLAALLSAVAEGNPLLAWQMNMGSLLNALETARLLKAKFFTPSSIAVFGPPAPKKMTPQASILRPVTMYGINKVSGELLADYYFLKYGVDTRGLRFPGLISHATKPGGGTTDYAVEIFYDAIQKGRYTCYLQEGTSIDMMYMPDALQAIIQLLEVDSQQLKHRNAYNVTGMSFTPKELANEIQKYLPDFSLDYRIDPVRQSIADSWPDQIDASTAKQEWGFTTQYNLEKMTKDMLEKLTVKLMQS, from the coding sequence ATGAAACGAATCATGGTTACGGGAGCATTAGGGCAAATTGGTTCAGAGCTTACGCTTTTTTTGCGCAAACATTATGGCACCGATCATGTTTTAGCAACGGATATTAGAAATAACTCTCTGGAGGTTGTGCGATCAGGTCCATTTGAAATGCTTGATGTGATGGATGGGAAGAGTTTCGTTAAAGCGGCATCTGACTTTCAGGCAGACACGATTATTCATTTAGCTGCGTTGTTATCGGCGGTTGCAGAAGGGAATCCTCTTTTAGCGTGGCAAATGAATATGGGAAGCTTACTCAATGCTCTTGAAACGGCAAGATTATTGAAGGCGAAATTCTTTACCCCTAGCTCGATTGCTGTCTTTGGACCACCAGCACCAAAGAAAATGACCCCTCAAGCATCGATTCTTCGCCCGGTTACGATGTACGGGATTAATAAAGTTTCAGGTGAACTATTGGCAGATTACTATTTTCTTAAATACGGTGTTGATACGCGAGGGTTACGGTTCCCTGGTCTGATTTCACATGCCACTAAACCTGGTGGGGGCACGACCGATTATGCAGTGGAAATATTTTATGATGCGATTCAGAAAGGCCGTTATACCTGCTATTTGCAGGAGGGGACCTCTATAGACATGATGTATATGCCCGATGCACTTCAGGCGATTATTCAATTATTGGAGGTGGATTCACAGCAGCTAAAGCATCGGAATGCATACAATGTCACAGGCATGAGCTTCACACCGAAAGAACTAGCGAATGAAATACAGAAATATCTCCCTGACTTTTCCCTGGATTATAGAATAGACCCTGTTAGACAGTCGATTGCAGACAGCTGGCCAGATCAAATCGATGCAAGTACCGCTAAGCAGGAATGGGGTTTTACGACGCAATACAATCTAGAGAAGATGACGAAGGATATGCTTGAGAAATTAACCGTTAAGCTGATGCAATCCTGA
- a CDS encoding putative selenate ABC transporter substrate-binding protein gives MKKRFSLGLILLLFFLLTACSSNEEAEKNPSATEPEKKEEVFKIGAIPDQNAADMNRSLSKLADFLSEKTDLKVEYVPSVDYAALVTAFERGEMHLAWFGGLTGVQARNIVPDAEAIAQRPMDEEFHSVFIADTNTNISSLDDLKGQSFTFGSESSTSGHLMPRYFLEEAGINPEEDFDGQPNYSGSHDKTYKLVESGSMKAGVLNISVWEAAVAEKKVDTSKVDVFYTTPSYFDYHWTINNRIDEKFGEGIKQKIAEALLSINSTDQAEIMELFQSDKFIPTKNENYKEIEQVAKEVGIIK, from the coding sequence ATGAAAAAACGGTTTTCGTTAGGTTTAATCTTACTACTATTCTTCTTACTTACCGCCTGTTCAAGTAATGAAGAAGCAGAAAAAAATCCGTCTGCAACAGAACCTGAAAAGAAAGAGGAAGTTTTTAAAATCGGAGCTATCCCTGACCAAAACGCTGCTGATATGAATAGAAGCTTAAGCAAATTAGCTGATTTCTTAAGTGAAAAAACAGATCTTAAAGTAGAATATGTTCCTTCTGTAGATTATGCTGCACTTGTTACTGCTTTTGAACGGGGCGAAATGCACTTAGCCTGGTTTGGCGGTCTTACAGGTGTACAAGCAAGAAACATCGTACCTGACGCTGAGGCAATTGCGCAAAGACCGATGGACGAGGAATTCCATTCTGTTTTTATTGCAGATACAAATACCAATATAAGCAGTCTTGATGACTTAAAGGGACAAAGCTTTACATTTGGCAGTGAAAGCTCCACCTCCGGTCATTTAATGCCGCGTTACTTCCTTGAGGAGGCAGGTATCAATCCGGAAGAGGATTTTGACGGTCAGCCGAATTATTCAGGCTCACATGATAAAACCTACAAATTAGTTGAATCTGGCTCCATGAAGGCTGGTGTATTAAATATATCCGTATGGGAAGCTGCCGTTGCCGAAAAGAAAGTGGACACAAGCAAAGTGGATGTTTTCTATACAACACCAAGCTACTTTGATTATCATTGGACGATTAATAATAGGATTGATGAAAAATTTGGCGAAGGAATAAAACAAAAGATAGCGGAAGCCCTTCTTTCCATCAACAGTACAGATCAAGCAGAAATTATGGAACTATTCCAATCGGATAAATTTATCCCAACTAAAAATGAAAATTATAAGGAGATCGAACAGGTGGCCAAGGAAGTTGGCATTATTAAATAG
- a CDS encoding phosphonate ABC transporter ATP-binding protein gives MSSSTEMIIVSNISKYYERKIALSSLSFSIKKGELVALIGPSGAGKTTLLNTFATVVKPDEGVLTITGTRAEKLTNRKALAKKIGIIRQQFDLVGQLPVIHNVLAGRLADWGLIKSLWSLMIPQEKEAVQKALARVGLADKQYVQTAKLSGGEQQRVALARLLLQRPEIILADEPVASLDPARAEDILSMLTKLVKEEKQTLITSLHSVEYAKKYFTRIIAIKNGQVFFDLPVHKVSDGLLSELYQLEERSDNGEA, from the coding sequence TTGTCGTCATCAACAGAAATGATAATAGTAAGTAACATATCAAAATATTATGAGCGGAAGATAGCTTTATCTTCCCTTTCTTTTTCAATCAAAAAAGGAGAATTAGTTGCCTTAATCGGCCCAAGCGGCGCCGGTAAAACAACCCTGCTTAATACATTTGCCACCGTTGTCAAACCAGATGAAGGTGTGTTGACCATAACCGGTACCCGTGCCGAAAAACTTACTAATCGCAAAGCTTTAGCAAAAAAAATCGGCATTATCAGACAGCAGTTTGACCTTGTCGGACAGTTACCAGTGATTCATAACGTGTTAGCAGGAAGACTGGCAGATTGGGGGTTAATTAAATCACTCTGGTCACTTATGATCCCGCAGGAAAAGGAGGCTGTTCAAAAAGCCTTAGCAAGGGTTGGACTGGCAGATAAACAATATGTGCAAACGGCAAAATTATCCGGTGGTGAACAGCAGCGTGTCGCATTGGCCCGTCTCTTGCTCCAAAGACCGGAAATAATCCTAGCGGATGAACCGGTCGCTTCATTAGACCCTGCGCGTGCAGAAGATATTCTTTCCATGCTAACTAAGCTTGTGAAAGAGGAGAAACAAACCTTGATTACGAGTCTCCATTCCGTCGAATATGCAAAAAAATATTTCACCAGAATCATTGCAATAAAAAACGGCCAGGTTTTTTTTGATTTGCCTGTCCATAAAGTGAGTGATGGTTTATTATCTGAGCTTTATCAATTAGAGGAGCGGTCAGATAATGGAGAAGCTTAA
- a CDS encoding PhnE/PtxC family ABC transporter permease, translated as MEKLKDMLQLQRKNVLSVLLSVAFVWSLFAVNWREDLVHTGGMATLQQVGEALIHPNFSPYIIQLAIESTWITLAYAICGMSLAILIAFFFGIFASGILHDRTGSKLVSKSIFRSILGFLRAIHELVWALIFVAMFGLSPLSAILALGIPYGGILGRIFADMLNDVPEEPIQALRSSGASKLQCLLYGYLPLVRASIISYTMYRFECAIRSSAIMSFVGLGGLGFQIQLSLNDLKYDEVWTFLFFLIAIVILVDSWSVQVRKGLHEAKKGFSFVTFSLLLTIGLFSLSWWFIFALQNASLKDLFSDKNAFYAQKFFMGLSGIGVEQPAFLSSESWKEALSLTYETLRMSVLAIGISTITMFLTVIPAARNIADGSLTLIHKWYNWLLFGFIRIMYIFSRAIPELVWAMIIIFILKPGVLPGAIALALHNFGILGKLCAEVIEDLDERPVRNLASSGASKGQMLLYGVLPAVMPQFLMYILYRWEVIMRTTIVVGFVGAGGLGQQFKMSLSFFHYTDVTLLLLCYCILVMIADFISEAARKTAK; from the coding sequence ATGGAGAAGCTTAAAGACATGCTCCAGCTGCAGCGTAAAAATGTCTTATCCGTACTTTTGTCTGTTGCATTTGTTTGGAGTCTATTTGCGGTCAATTGGCGTGAGGATTTAGTTCACACTGGAGGTATGGCTACCCTCCAACAGGTTGGAGAAGCACTCATCCATCCCAATTTTTCACCCTATATTATCCAATTGGCCATTGAATCGACATGGATTACGCTTGCATATGCTATTTGTGGAATGTCACTAGCCATTTTGATTGCCTTTTTCTTTGGTATCTTTGCCTCAGGAATACTGCATGACCGTACAGGATCAAAGCTTGTTTCCAAGAGTATTTTCCGTAGCATTCTTGGTTTTTTAAGAGCGATTCATGAGCTGGTTTGGGCCTTAATCTTTGTTGCTATGTTCGGTCTTTCCCCGCTTTCAGCCATTTTGGCATTAGGGATACCATATGGCGGGATACTAGGCAGAATATTTGCTGATATGCTGAATGATGTACCTGAAGAACCGATTCAAGCATTGCGTTCCTCAGGAGCCTCAAAGCTTCAATGTCTGCTCTACGGGTATCTTCCTCTCGTGCGTGCTAGCATCATCAGCTATACGATGTACCGTTTTGAATGCGCTATCCGTTCATCAGCGATTATGAGCTTTGTCGGATTAGGTGGACTGGGTTTTCAAATTCAATTATCTTTAAATGACTTGAAATATGACGAGGTATGGACTTTTCTCTTCTTTTTAATTGCGATTGTTATCCTCGTTGACAGCTGGAGTGTACAGGTGAGAAAAGGGCTGCATGAAGCCAAAAAAGGCTTTTCCTTTGTGACTTTCTCCCTCCTATTAACGATCGGGCTGTTCAGTTTATCATGGTGGTTTATTTTTGCCTTGCAAAATGCAAGTCTAAAGGATTTATTTTCCGACAAAAATGCCTTTTATGCCCAGAAATTTTTCATGGGTCTTTCAGGCATCGGTGTAGAGCAGCCTGCATTTTTGAGTAGCGAAAGCTGGAAGGAAGCTTTAAGCCTGACTTACGAAACTCTAAGAATGAGTGTCTTGGCTATAGGCATTTCGACCATCACCATGTTTTTAACCGTCATTCCTGCAGCCAGAAATATTGCTGACGGCTCACTGACGTTAATCCATAAATGGTATAACTGGCTACTATTTGGATTCATACGCATCATGTATATTTTTAGCCGTGCGATTCCGGAGCTAGTCTGGGCCATGATCATCATCTTTATCCTCAAACCAGGTGTGCTGCCCGGTGCGATTGCGCTGGCTCTCCATAACTTTGGTATATTAGGGAAGCTTTGTGCGGAGGTCATCGAAGACTTGGATGAACGTCCTGTCCGAAATCTTGCCTCAAGCGGTGCTTCAAAAGGCCAAATGCTATTATACGGTGTCTTGCCAGCCGTTATGCCCCAGTTTCTAATGTACATTTTATACCGCTGGGAGGTAATCATGCGGACAACGATTGTGGTTGGCTTTGTCGGTGCAGGTGGTCTTGGTCAGCAGTTTAAAATGAGCCTAAGCTTTTTTCACTATACAGATGTAACCCTCCTGCTCTTGTGTTACTGCATCCTGGTTATGATTGCTGACTTTATTTCAGAAGCAGCCAGAAAAACAGCAAAATAA